From the Teredinibacter turnerae T7901 genome, one window contains:
- a CDS encoding cell division protein FtsQ/DivIB, whose translation MKDMKPGTRAQKAKADKNKTGGGRAKAATRGASSKSRVRPSKEPRNWRAFFWPLRFLVMLAFLGVLVFGVNWSKGLHKIQTMVNRPVSSISMKGEFSHLTKDYLQQVVVKQMNGDFVDLDLRSMRAALEAEPWVQTANVRRIWPDRLEISIQEQKPIARWGREGFINAQGRLIDVENNSTLAGLPVFYGPRSKSNEIAQTYLATAEILSASGFGLMGIQVDETLSWRIYLTDNVEIIIGQYDVLEKLNNFLLVYQNNLEEKKDQLARVDMRYDHGMAVSWKPKPDVPQLQASR comes from the coding sequence ATGAAAGATATGAAACCCGGGACTCGCGCGCAGAAGGCCAAAGCGGATAAAAATAAAACCGGAGGTGGACGGGCTAAGGCTGCAACAAGAGGCGCGAGTTCAAAGTCGCGTGTGCGGCCTAGCAAGGAACCGCGAAACTGGCGTGCTTTTTTTTGGCCGTTGCGTTTTTTGGTGATGCTTGCGTTTCTTGGCGTGCTGGTTTTTGGTGTGAATTGGTCTAAAGGCCTGCACAAAATACAAACTATGGTTAATCGGCCTGTGTCCAGTATTTCAATGAAAGGCGAGTTTAGTCACTTAACTAAAGATTATCTGCAGCAGGTGGTTGTAAAGCAGATGAACGGTGATTTCGTTGACCTCGACTTGCGGTCTATGAGGGCTGCGTTAGAGGCTGAGCCCTGGGTACAAACTGCAAATGTTCGCAGGATCTGGCCGGACAGGCTGGAAATTTCCATCCAGGAGCAAAAACCCATTGCGCGATGGGGCAGAGAAGGATTTATTAATGCTCAGGGGCGATTGATCGACGTAGAGAACAACTCCACATTGGCAGGGTTGCCGGTGTTTTATGGCCCACGATCTAAAAGCAACGAAATCGCGCAAACATATTTGGCAACCGCCGAAATTTTATCGGCATCAGGTTTTGGCTTGATGGGCATACAAGTCGATGAAACACTTTCATGGCGAATTTATCTGACGGATAATGTGGAAATAATTATTGGTCAATATGACGTGCTTGAAAAACTTAATAATTTTTTACTGGTATATCAGAACAATTTAGAAGAGAAAAAGGATCAGTTGGCTCGAGTGGATATGCGTTATGATCACGGAATGGCCGTTTCCTGGAAACCAAAACCAGATGTGCCACAATTACAAGCGAGTCGATAA
- the ftsW gene encoding putative lipid II flippase FtsW, with amino-acid sequence MISQALASISVENTTMDRSLIAAAALLLSVGMVMVASSSMDFAFATYGDPWFFVKKQCLFLCVGILGGAIIASVPTDIWQKYAGVLLLVGLVLLLAVLVPGIGKVVNGSRRWLDLGPVGIQASELAKFCFIIYFASYLARKNEEVKARWAGFFKMVMVLGLAAILLLAEPDFGSAVVLSMTLSCMMFVAGIPVFRFAIIALFGVASMFALAYLSPYRWERIVAFMDPWSRQFDSGYQLVQSLIAFGRGEWFGAGLGNSLQKLFFLPEAHTDFIFAIYAEEFGFVGAILLVVLYGFFVWRMIALARIALSRQKLFSGFLVFGIAGMFAMQAFINMGVASGLLPTKGLTLPLISYGGSSLLICCLLIALVFRVSWEESEIE; translated from the coding sequence GTGATTTCGCAAGCATTGGCAAGTATTTCTGTTGAAAATACGACGATGGATCGCAGCCTCATTGCCGCAGCCGCACTCCTGTTGAGCGTAGGCATGGTTATGGTCGCATCAAGTTCTATGGACTTTGCCTTTGCGACTTATGGCGACCCTTGGTTTTTTGTTAAGAAACAATGCCTGTTTTTGTGTGTTGGCATCTTGGGCGGAGCAATAATCGCATCTGTACCCACCGATATCTGGCAAAAATATGCTGGCGTACTGTTATTGGTAGGGCTGGTTTTGTTGCTTGCGGTTCTGGTGCCGGGAATTGGGAAGGTGGTAAACGGGAGTCGGCGTTGGTTGGATTTAGGTCCAGTCGGTATTCAAGCCTCGGAACTGGCGAAGTTTTGTTTCATTATTTATTTTGCGAGCTACCTGGCACGCAAAAATGAAGAGGTTAAAGCACGCTGGGCTGGATTTTTCAAAATGGTAATGGTGTTGGGGCTTGCGGCAATTTTACTGTTGGCTGAACCCGACTTTGGCAGTGCTGTGGTGTTGAGTATGACACTCTCGTGCATGATGTTTGTCGCAGGTATTCCGGTATTTCGCTTTGCCATAATTGCGCTGTTTGGCGTGGCGAGTATGTTTGCGTTGGCCTATTTGTCCCCCTACCGATGGGAGCGCATTGTCGCATTTATGGACCCTTGGTCACGTCAGTTTGATAGCGGATATCAGTTGGTGCAGTCGTTGATTGCATTTGGGAGAGGGGAGTGGTTCGGCGCGGGTTTAGGTAATAGCTTACAAAAATTATTTTTCCTGCCCGAGGCCCACACGGACTTTATATTTGCCATCTATGCAGAAGAGTTTGGTTTTGTCGGAGCCATATTATTGGTAGTCCTTTACGGTTTCTTCGTATGGCGTATGATCGCGCTCGCCAGAATAGCACTGAGTAGACAAAAGCTGTTTAGCGGGTTTTTGGTATTCGGCATTGCGGGGATGTTTGCCATGCAGGCGTTTATCAATATGGGCGTCGCTTCTGGGTTATTGCCTACAAAAGGTTTGACGTTACCGTTGATAAGTTACGGCGGAAGCAGCCTGCTGATTTGCTGTTTGCTTATTGCGCTCGTATTTCGAGTTTCCTGGGAGGAAAGCGAAATTGAGTAA
- the murC gene encoding UDP-N-acetylmuramate--L-alanine ligase yields the protein MQQPDIHFIPEMRRIRRIHFVGVGGAGMSGIAEVLHNQGYLISGSDLRESDVTRRLSAMGMTIYVGHHAKNVHGVDVVVNSSAVDEANPELLEARQQRIPVVRRAEMLGELMRYRHGIAVAGTHGKTTTTSLIASIFAEGDKDPTFVIGGLLNSAGTNAALGASRYLVAEADESDASFLHLQPMVAVVTNIDADHMDTYGGDFGTLKKTFVEFLHNLPFYGVAVMCGDDPVITSLIPDIARTVITYGFSEDCDFKAYDVKQESGKQRFKIKRPEGEPLDIYLNMPGQHNVLNATAAVAVATDEGIDDIAIQQGLAQFMGVGRRFQIYGDYPLPQGGSVMLVDDYGHHPREVAATIRAVRDSWPDRRLFMVYQPHRYTRTRDLYEDFVEVLSSVDQLVLLEVYAAGEEPIPGADGRHLSRTIRTRGLVDPIFVEGIEGVPAVVKDLVKPGDIIITQGAGNVGSLAPTLAKKKFA from the coding sequence ATGCAGCAACCAGACATCCATTTTATTCCTGAAATGCGACGTATCAGGCGAATCCACTTTGTTGGTGTAGGCGGCGCAGGCATGAGCGGAATAGCGGAAGTTTTGCACAACCAAGGTTATCTTATTTCCGGCTCGGATTTGCGCGAATCAGATGTTACTCGTCGATTGTCTGCGATGGGCATGACAATTTATGTTGGGCATCATGCAAAAAATGTCCATGGCGTAGACGTCGTGGTCAATTCGAGTGCCGTTGATGAAGCTAACCCAGAATTGTTAGAAGCTAGGCAGCAGCGTATACCAGTCGTGCGTCGAGCGGAGATGCTGGGTGAGCTGATGCGTTATCGCCACGGTATTGCGGTTGCAGGTACTCACGGTAAAACCACGACGACAAGCCTGATTGCAAGTATTTTTGCGGAGGGCGACAAAGACCCCACTTTTGTTATAGGCGGCCTGTTAAATAGCGCAGGTACCAATGCAGCGCTGGGTGCAAGCCGTTATTTGGTGGCAGAAGCGGATGAGAGCGATGCATCATTTTTACATTTGCAGCCAATGGTTGCGGTTGTGACCAATATCGATGCGGACCACATGGATACTTATGGGGGCGACTTCGGCACACTGAAAAAAACGTTCGTCGAGTTTTTGCACAACTTGCCGTTCTATGGTGTCGCAGTCATGTGCGGCGATGATCCCGTGATCACTAGTTTGATTCCGGATATAGCAAGAACGGTAATTACTTATGGTTTTTCTGAAGACTGTGACTTTAAAGCGTACGACGTGAAGCAGGAATCGGGTAAACAGCGGTTTAAAATTAAACGCCCAGAGGGCGAACCGCTTGATATTTATTTGAATATGCCGGGTCAGCACAATGTATTAAATGCGACCGCGGCGGTTGCCGTTGCAACTGATGAAGGCATAGACGATATCGCAATTCAGCAAGGCCTTGCTCAATTCATGGGGGTGGGGCGTAGATTCCAAATTTATGGTGACTACCCGTTACCACAAGGTGGTTCGGTCATGCTGGTAGATGATTATGGTCATCACCCGCGCGAGGTTGCAGCGACTATTCGCGCAGTACGAGATAGCTGGCCCGACCGTCGGTTATTTATGGTTTATCAACCACACCGTTATACGCGTACGCGAGATCTCTATGAAGATTTTGTGGAGGTTTTATCGAGTGTTGATCAGCTGGTGCTACTGGAAGTGTATGCGGCAGGAGAAGAGCCCATTCCAGGCGCAGACGGCAGGCATTTAAGTCGCACAATACGTACGCGCGGGCTGGTAGATCCGATATTTGTTGAAGGTATCGAAGGTGTCCCCGCTGTTGTCAAAGATCTGGTGAAGCCGGGGGATATTATTATCACCCAGGGAGCGGGAAATGTTGGCAGCCTGGCGCCGACACTAGCAAAGAAAAAATTTGCCTAA
- the murG gene encoding undecaprenyldiphospho-muramoylpentapeptide beta-N-acetylglucosaminyltransferase translates to MSNSRVLIMAGGTGGHIFPGLALAAELQARGVSVEWLGTRRGLESRLVRDAGIALHFIDIEGVRGRGPAALLKAPFLVLMAIIQAAKVIRQFNPAVIVGLGGFVAGPGGAAAKLLGRPLVIHEQNAIAGTTNKLLSRIADRVLSAFPNVFAKAEVIGNPVRREIAEISEPKTRFSASPDQLNVLVLGGSRGARAINQLMPEALSKVFSLSATQCAAKISVLHQTGDALVDETLEAYNLHKIELGDQVQVTAFVDDMAAKLTWANLVICRSGALTVSELAAAGVASLLVPFPYAIDDHQTVNGQFLVGAGAAKMWQQSELSADTLAAQIIEFSERPEALLQMAEHARAEAKPEATARFADVCQTFIVSELVGKV, encoded by the coding sequence TTGAGTAACTCAAGGGTGCTGATAATGGCTGGCGGAACCGGGGGGCATATATTCCCAGGGCTGGCGCTTGCAGCGGAGCTACAAGCGCGAGGCGTGTCTGTCGAGTGGCTGGGTACCCGTCGTGGGTTGGAGTCGCGATTGGTGCGCGATGCGGGTATCGCGTTGCACTTTATTGATATAGAGGGGGTTCGTGGTCGCGGCCCTGCGGCTTTATTAAAAGCACCATTTTTAGTGCTGATGGCGATTATTCAAGCAGCGAAAGTTATTCGTCAATTTAATCCAGCGGTCATCGTTGGTTTGGGTGGGTTTGTGGCCGGGCCTGGCGGTGCTGCTGCAAAATTATTAGGTAGGCCTTTAGTGATTCACGAGCAAAATGCGATCGCTGGTACGACCAATAAACTCTTATCACGCATTGCGGATCGCGTGTTATCCGCGTTTCCAAATGTGTTTGCCAAAGCAGAAGTGATAGGTAACCCCGTACGCCGGGAGATTGCGGAAATCAGTGAGCCAAAAACGCGCTTCTCGGCGTCGCCTGATCAGCTGAATGTTTTGGTTTTAGGAGGCAGTCGGGGCGCCAGAGCAATAAATCAGCTAATGCCTGAAGCGCTGAGTAAGGTTTTTTCATTAAGTGCTACGCAGTGTGCAGCTAAAATTTCTGTGCTTCATCAGACAGGTGATGCACTGGTCGACGAAACGCTCGAAGCCTATAACCTTCACAAAATTGAGTTGGGTGATCAGGTGCAAGTGACGGCTTTTGTGGACGATATGGCCGCAAAGCTCACTTGGGCAAATTTGGTTATTTGTCGCAGTGGTGCGTTGACGGTGTCAGAGTTGGCTGCGGCAGGAGTGGCGTCTTTGTTGGTGCCGTTTCCGTACGCGATCGATGATCATCAGACAGTTAATGGGCAATTTCTGGTAGGTGCGGGCGCTGCGAAAATGTGGCAACAGAGTGAGCTCTCCGCAGATACTCTCGCGGCCCAAATTATTGAATTTTCCGAAAGGCCAGAGGCGCTATTGCAAATGGCTGAACATGCGCGAGCGGAGGCAAAACCAGAGGCAACGGCGCGTTTTGCGGACGTTTGTCAAACATTTATCGTCTCTGAGCTAGTGGGAAAGGTTTAG
- the mraY gene encoding phospho-N-acetylmuramoyl-pentapeptide-transferase, whose translation MLVWLANFLESYVSGFGVFQYLTLRAILGVLTALGLSMVLGPWVIRKLNELQIGQAIRDDGPQSHLSKSGTPTMGGTLILFSIVTATLLWADLSNRYVLAVLFVTITFGLIGWVDDYRKVVEKNSKGLPAKWKYFWQSACGFIVAIALFVTAQTPAETTLYIPFFKNVAWQMGVLYVFVTYLMIVGFSNAVNLTDGLDGLAIMPTVMVGSALGVIAYLVGNANFSEYLHIAFVPGSGELVVYCAALAGAGLGFLWFNTYPAQVFMGDVGALALGAALGVIAVIVRHEIVFFIMSGIFVMETVSVILQVGSYKLTGRRIFRMAPLHHHFELKGWPEPRVIVRFWIITVILVLFGLATLKIR comes from the coding sequence GTGTTAGTTTGGCTTGCCAATTTCTTAGAAAGCTATGTCAGCGGGTTTGGCGTTTTTCAATACCTCACATTGCGAGCAATTCTTGGTGTGCTAACTGCGCTGGGTTTGTCAATGGTGTTGGGCCCATGGGTTATTCGAAAGCTCAACGAATTGCAAATTGGGCAAGCGATTCGCGACGACGGTCCGCAGTCGCATTTGAGTAAATCTGGGACCCCGACAATGGGCGGGACGCTGATTTTATTTTCTATTGTTACCGCTACTTTGCTATGGGCAGATTTAAGCAATAGGTATGTTCTGGCCGTGCTGTTTGTAACCATCACCTTTGGCCTCATTGGTTGGGTGGATGATTACCGTAAAGTGGTTGAGAAAAATTCAAAAGGTTTGCCCGCAAAGTGGAAGTATTTTTGGCAATCCGCATGCGGGTTTATTGTTGCTATCGCACTATTTGTGACCGCGCAGACACCCGCAGAAACAACACTCTACATTCCGTTTTTCAAAAATGTCGCATGGCAGATGGGTGTACTGTATGTCTTTGTTACCTACTTGATGATTGTTGGTTTCAGCAATGCGGTAAACCTAACCGACGGGCTTGATGGCCTCGCGATTATGCCAACGGTAATGGTGGGCTCCGCGCTTGGCGTGATTGCCTATTTGGTAGGTAATGCAAATTTTTCTGAGTATCTGCACATAGCTTTTGTGCCAGGCTCTGGTGAACTTGTCGTTTACTGTGCAGCTCTCGCTGGCGCTGGCCTCGGATTTTTGTGGTTTAACACTTATCCCGCACAAGTATTTATGGGTGATGTCGGCGCCTTGGCGTTGGGCGCAGCGTTAGGTGTAATTGCAGTCATTGTTCGGCATGAAATCGTGTTTTTTATAATGTCCGGCATATTTGTCATGGAGACGGTTTCTGTAATCTTGCAAGTTGGCTCTTATAAGCTTACCGGTCGGCGCATATTTCGAATGGCGCCGTTGCACCATCACTTTGAGTTAAAAGGTTGGCCGGAGCCACGTGTGATTGTGCGGTTTTGGATAATTACAGTGATCTTGGTTTTATTTGGCTTGGCAACCTTAAAAATACGGTAA
- the murD gene encoding UDP-N-acetylmuramoyl-L-alanine--D-glutamate ligase, translating into MNGLLASDKYVVIVGLGATGLSVARYLHLRGERFSVVDTREHPPGADELMALNNKVDHHFGAVEQPQIDLLLNAAEIVLSPGVDRRTDFIQAALKNNISIVGDIELFLREVQVPVVGITGSNGKSTVTALMAAVGAKAGFKTCAAGNIGLPVLDALQENAELYILELSSFQLESVSRPGLTVACMLNVSEDHMDRYNRFVDYCMAKQRIYFGAQNVVYNIDDKLTQPPIVDGVARRGFSLSKPIEEGESAFYFSADTGNLCAAKDNLINIDQIKIFGRHNVANVLAVFAMADALNITRAATCAAVQEFSGLDHRCQWVAKKRGVTFINDSKATNVGAAQAAIAGLSASFKRILLIAGGDGKDANFFSFGKLVDAHVAVLILMGRDAGAIADCVSDTTPVVQAQTMTEAVEVAFSSAEEGDLVLLSPACASFDMFAGFEDRGRQFAAAVEGLTE; encoded by the coding sequence ATGAACGGTCTGTTGGCAAGTGATAAATATGTGGTGATAGTGGGGCTCGGTGCAACCGGGCTTTCTGTCGCCCGTTATTTACACCTGCGTGGGGAACGTTTTTCAGTAGTGGATACTAGAGAGCACCCGCCTGGGGCCGACGAACTCATGGCGCTGAACAATAAAGTGGACCATCACTTCGGCGCAGTTGAGCAACCCCAGATAGATCTGTTGTTAAACGCAGCTGAGATCGTGTTGAGCCCGGGCGTCGACAGACGCACTGACTTTATACAGGCCGCGCTTAAAAACAACATTTCTATTGTTGGCGATATCGAACTGTTTTTGCGAGAAGTCCAAGTGCCTGTTGTGGGTATTACCGGCTCGAACGGAAAATCGACGGTTACCGCGTTGATGGCGGCGGTAGGCGCAAAAGCGGGTTTTAAAACCTGTGCAGCCGGAAATATAGGATTACCGGTGTTAGATGCGCTTCAGGAAAACGCAGAGCTTTACATATTGGAGCTTTCCAGTTTTCAGCTTGAAAGCGTCAGTCGGCCTGGGCTAACGGTCGCTTGTATGCTTAATGTTAGCGAAGATCATATGGATCGCTACAACCGTTTCGTCGATTACTGCATGGCAAAACAGCGTATTTATTTTGGTGCACAAAATGTTGTTTATAACATCGACGATAAATTAACCCAGCCACCTATAGTTGACGGGGTCGCTCGGCGCGGATTCAGTTTGAGCAAGCCCATAGAAGAAGGCGAAAGTGCGTTCTACTTTTCTGCCGATACCGGGAATCTGTGCGCGGCTAAAGATAATCTTATAAATATCGACCAAATAAAAATATTTGGTCGTCACAATGTCGCTAATGTGTTGGCGGTGTTTGCAATGGCTGACGCATTGAACATTACGCGCGCGGCCACTTGCGCTGCCGTGCAGGAATTCAGTGGTCTTGACCACCGATGTCAGTGGGTTGCAAAAAAACGTGGCGTTACATTTATTAATGATTCCAAGGCGACCAATGTTGGCGCAGCTCAGGCGGCGATTGCTGGCTTGTCAGCCAGCTTCAAGCGGATCTTGTTGATTGCAGGTGGCGATGGGAAAGACGCAAATTTTTTCAGCTTCGGCAAGCTGGTTGATGCTCATGTTGCAGTTCTCATATTGATGGGTCGCGACGCGGGGGCCATTGCTGATTGTGTTTCCGACACTACACCGGTAGTGCAGGCACAAACGATGACAGAAGCCGTGGAAGTTGCGTTTTCTTCGGCGGAGGAGGGCGATTTGGTTCTACTATCACCTGCCTGTGCGAGCTTCGATATGTTTGCTGGATTTGAAGACAGGGGGCGACAATTTGCCGCTGCCGTGGAGGGATTAACGGAGTGA
- a CDS encoding UDP-N-acetylmuramoyl-tripeptide--D-alanyl-D-alanine ligase — MKLSQLKLDSAKTLVGGDAEFFCVSTDTRSLQPGDLFVALRGEHFDGHAYIAQAIEKGACAVVVDTVQAEIAVPQWVVKDTVRALGFIAANKRAEFEGAVVGLTGSSGKTSVKGMLEAVCRQAGPTVATAGNLNNHIGVPQTLMRLEQQAFAIVEAGTSGFGEIAYLTSLIQPEVALVNNVMPAHMAGFGSLDAIAQEKGDIYGGSNLRCAVINLDDNYAQEFLARNGGITTIGFTASPIQYEKNSGVDTLIYGECLTPDGMGCYSFDLVLEGNRFPVNLQVPGKHSVNNALAAASCAVALGVAHELIAKGVSQFQGVAGRMQRVSTKCCHTLINDTYNANPGSMRAAANYLAHAKHSVMVVGDMGELGSDELAQHFDLGRYAKSQKIKNLFAVGELSKQTVAGFGEGATWFEDKVALASALQQQDLSDAVVLVKGSRSAKMEEVIELLVKNDEVSQC, encoded by the coding sequence GTGAAACTGTCGCAATTGAAACTGGACAGCGCTAAGACTTTAGTGGGTGGTGACGCAGAATTTTTTTGTGTGAGTACCGATACGCGATCACTGCAACCGGGTGATTTGTTTGTGGCGTTGCGCGGTGAACATTTCGATGGGCATGCCTATATTGCTCAGGCTATTGAGAAAGGCGCCTGCGCCGTTGTTGTCGACACTGTACAGGCGGAAATTGCAGTACCGCAATGGGTTGTGAAAGATACCGTTCGTGCGTTGGGTTTTATTGCCGCCAATAAACGCGCTGAGTTTGAAGGAGCTGTCGTCGGGCTTACCGGAAGTAGTGGTAAAACGTCGGTGAAGGGAATGTTGGAGGCGGTTTGTCGGCAGGCTGGACCAACTGTGGCCACAGCCGGCAATTTAAATAATCACATTGGTGTGCCGCAAACGCTTATGCGCCTGGAGCAGCAAGCTTTTGCCATTGTGGAGGCGGGTACCAGTGGCTTTGGCGAAATTGCCTATTTAACAAGTTTGATCCAGCCAGAGGTTGCTCTGGTGAATAATGTTATGCCTGCTCATATGGCGGGTTTTGGATCACTCGACGCAATCGCCCAGGAAAAAGGGGATATTTATGGCGGTAGTAACCTACGCTGCGCGGTAATAAATCTCGACGACAACTATGCCCAAGAATTCTTGGCGCGAAACGGCGGAATCACAACCATTGGTTTTACGGCTAGCCCAATTCAGTACGAAAAAAATAGCGGTGTGGATACGCTGATATACGGGGAGTGCCTGACACCGGACGGCATGGGTTGTTACAGCTTCGATCTCGTTTTAGAGGGAAATCGGTTTCCGGTAAATCTGCAGGTGCCAGGCAAGCACTCTGTGAATAACGCCCTTGCTGCGGCCAGCTGTGCGGTGGCGCTTGGCGTCGCGCACGAGCTTATTGCAAAGGGAGTTTCTCAGTTTCAGGGCGTTGCGGGCCGAATGCAGCGAGTGAGCACTAAGTGCTGCCACACGTTAATTAACGATACCTATAACGCTAACCCCGGTTCTATGCGTGCTGCCGCTAATTATTTGGCACACGCAAAACACAGTGTGATGGTGGTGGGGGATATGGGTGAGCTCGGCAGTGATGAGCTGGCCCAACATTTTGATCTTGGGCGTTACGCGAAAAGTCAGAAAATTAAAAATCTCTTCGCGGTTGGTGAATTATCCAAACAGACAGTCGCCGGATTTGGTGAGGGCGCTACGTGGTTCGAGGACAAAGTCGCGCTGGCTTCTGCGTTACAGCAGCAAGACCTAAGTGATGCTGTCGTGCTGGTTAAAGGTTCTCGCAGTGCGAAAATGGAAGAGGTTATCGAACTATTGGTTAAAAATGATGAGGTGTCGCAGTGTTAG
- a CDS encoding D-alanine--D-alanine ligase, whose protein sequence is MYQPGFKNFVNSGKSFGKVAVLYGGTSAERDVSLKSGRAVANGLREQGIDILELDIGNQGVAQILAATFDRAFIALHGEGGEDGKVQALLQLLGIPFTGSLHTASAIAMDKLKTKQIWLSASLPTPDYRVLQSSDDFAACLQALGGSVFVKPVHEGSSIGMTCANNKEELKAAFEAAEKFDSEVFAESTVVGREFTVAILGETVLPPIELLPSNRFYDYDAKYISNETRYLCPCNLTPDKNKELCELALKSFKMIGCSGWGRVDALQDEAGNFHLLEVNTVPGMTDHSLVPMAARAVGLNFSELVAEILYISTLGAR, encoded by the coding sequence ATGTACCAGCCGGGATTTAAAAATTTTGTAAATTCTGGAAAAAGTTTCGGAAAAGTTGCAGTGCTTTACGGGGGAACTTCTGCCGAACGAGATGTTTCGTTAAAAAGCGGGCGCGCGGTAGCGAATGGTTTGCGCGAACAGGGTATTGATATTTTAGAGCTGGATATTGGCAACCAAGGTGTTGCGCAAATTTTGGCTGCAACATTTGATCGTGCTTTTATCGCATTACATGGGGAAGGTGGTGAAGACGGGAAGGTGCAGGCGTTGTTGCAACTGCTTGGAATCCCTTTTACAGGCAGCTTGCACACAGCGTCTGCTATCGCGATGGATAAACTAAAAACCAAACAAATTTGGTTGAGCGCAAGCTTACCAACTCCGGATTATCGGGTATTGCAATCGTCCGATGATTTTGCGGCTTGCTTGCAAGCACTTGGAGGGTCTGTATTTGTGAAGCCTGTACACGAAGGCTCAAGTATTGGTATGACCTGTGCTAATAATAAAGAAGAGTTGAAGGCGGCTTTTGAAGCGGCGGAAAAATTTGATAGCGAAGTGTTTGCAGAGTCAACCGTAGTGGGGCGTGAATTTACAGTTGCTATTCTAGGTGAAACGGTGCTGCCCCCAATTGAGTTGTTACCGAGTAACCGATTCTATGACTACGACGCGAAATATATTTCTAATGAAACCCGCTACCTTTGCCCCTGTAACTTAACGCCGGATAAAAACAAAGAATTGTGTGAGCTCGCGTTAAAGTCATTCAAAATGATCGGATGTTCGGGGTGGGGCCGCGTAGATGCACTGCAGGACGAAGCAGGTAATTTTCACTTGCTTGAAGTGAACACGGTGCCGGGAATGACTGATCACAGTTTGGTTCCGATGGCTGCGCGAGCAGTAGGATTAAACTTTAGCGAACTGGTGGCAGAAATTCTTTACATTTCGACCTTGGGTGCACGGTAG